In the Aneurinibacillus soli genome, one interval contains:
- a CDS encoding beta-alanine-activating enzyme beta-propeller domain-containing protein — MKRIAILGITSLLVTTLFNQSSAWAAFNQNQGEKGGYALGAYDKNAQQPTTFNYTRQSAYGSINMPETKWEFLTGGNINSSPAIASDGTIYIGSNDGNLYAIKPDGTKKWEFLTGGSINSSPTIASDGTIYIGSNDGKLYAINPDGTKKWEFLIGSSIYSSPTIAADGTIYIGSNNGSLYAIDGKGTKKWEFPTGDIIKSSPAIAADGTIYIGSYDKKIYAIKPDGTEKWQFSTQNYISSSPAIAADGTIYIGNNDGKLYALKPNGIEKWEFETDNTIQGAPAIAADGTVYVASNDGNLYALKPDGTKKWRFQTNGELPVSPIISADGTIYIGNYDKKIYAVKPDGTEKWKLPTSDKISTSATIGSNGTIYIGSQDKKLYAVSSASPINTNLSNLTVNPGTLSPAFSTTQNTYSINVEKNVPYITVTATTADQGALVSIKGNKTTSATMALDIGENVIAVVVTGKDKTTTQTYTIRVLRAPTWTSTPVSQAPTSSDNPDQKNHFPDTQGHWAEKYIQEAIDRGITQGYPDGTFQPDASITRIEFISLLMRALDKKVEGTTVLPFTDQNNIQNWGKNAVATAVQLGITKGYEDHTFRPDQSITRAEIVAMVVRAMNIKADTTSNLTFADADKIQPWVKDDVKIAIATGIIKGIGNNRFEPNQKATRSEAITIILNALHAKK; from the coding sequence TTGAAACGAATTGCTATATTAGGTATCACATCTCTTCTAGTTACTACTTTGTTCAACCAATCATCTGCCTGGGCAGCATTTAATCAAAACCAAGGAGAGAAAGGGGGATATGCACTTGGTGCTTATGACAAAAACGCTCAACAGCCTACTACATTTAATTATACAAGACAGTCAGCATACGGCAGCATAAACATGCCTGAAACAAAATGGGAGTTCCTCACTGGCGGAAATATTAATTCCTCTCCTGCCATTGCTTCCGATGGCACAATCTACATTGGAAGTAATGATGGAAATCTCTATGCTATTAAGCCAGATGGAACAAAAAAGTGGGAGTTCCTCACGGGTGGAAGTATTAATTCCTCTCCTACCATTGCTTCCGATGGCACGATCTACATTGGAAGTAATGACGGGAAACTATACGCTATTAACCCAGATGGAACAAAAAAATGGGAGTTTCTAATCGGTAGTTCGATTTACTCCTCTCCCACCATTGCCGCTGATGGTACGATCTACATTGGAAGTAATAATGGAAGCCTGTATGCAATCGATGGAAAAGGGACAAAAAAATGGGAGTTTCCAACTGGAGATATAATCAAGAGTTCTCCTGCCATTGCTGCTGACGGGACAATCTATATTGGAAGTTACGATAAAAAGATATATGCCATCAAACCAGACGGAACAGAAAAATGGCAGTTCTCGACCCAAAACTATATTTCAAGTTCTCCTGCCATTGCTGCTGACGGAACAATCTATATCGGGAATAATGATGGAAAATTATATGCACTCAAACCAAATGGAATCGAAAAATGGGAATTCGAAACCGATAACACAATCCAAGGAGCCCCAGCAATTGCTGCTGATGGTACGGTATACGTAGCAAGTAATGACGGGAATCTCTATGCACTTAAACCAGATGGAACAAAAAAGTGGCGTTTTCAAACTAACGGTGAGCTTCCAGTATCCCCAATAATTTCAGCTGATGGGACAATCTATATTGGAAATTACGACAAAAAGATATATGCCGTCAAACCAGATGGAACAGAAAAATGGAAACTTCCAACTTCAGATAAAATTTCTACTTCTGCTACAATCGGTTCTAATGGTACGATCTACATCGGAAGTCAAGATAAAAAATTGTATGCAGTTTCAAGCGCTTCGCCAATAAACACAAATTTATCTAACCTAACTGTAAATCCTGGAACACTAAGCCCTGCTTTTTCAACAACTCAAAATACCTACTCTATCAATGTTGAAAAAAATGTCCCGTATATTACAGTTACAGCAACTACAGCTGATCAAGGTGCCCTGGTTTCAATTAAAGGCAATAAAACTACATCCGCTACGATGGCTCTGGATATAGGTGAAAATGTAATTGCTGTCGTTGTTACAGGCAAAGATAAAACAACGACTCAAACATATACGATTCGTGTTCTTAGAGCTCCTACATGGACTTCAACACCTGTAAGTCAAGCTCCAACTTCTAGTGATAATCCCGATCAGAAAAATCATTTTCCTGATACTCAAGGACACTGGGCCGAAAAGTACATTCAAGAAGCCATTGACAGAGGGATTACACAAGGGTATCCAGATGGAACCTTCCAACCAGATGCATCTATTACTCGAATCGAGTTTATTTCACTTCTTATGCGAGCACTCGATAAGAAAGTGGAAGGAACTACTGTTCTTCCCTTTACAGATCAAAATAATATCCAGAATTGGGGCAAGAATGCTGTAGCGACTGCTGTACAACTAGGTATCACAAAAGGGTATGAAGATCATACCTTCCGTCCAGATCAGTCAATAACACGAGCAGAAATTGTAGCTATGGTAGTTCGTGCTATGAATATTAAGGCAGATACTACATCTAATCTCACTTTTGCTGATGCGGATAAAATACAGCCCTGGGTTAAGGACGATGTAAAAATAGCAATAGCAACCGGGATCATAAAAGGAATTGGAAACAATCGATTCGAACCAAATCAAAAGGCGACAAGATCCGAAGCAATTACAATCATCCTAAACGCTTTACATGCCAAAAAATAA
- a CDS encoding MarR family winged helix-turn-helix transcriptional regulator, whose translation MRNVSREIHLLLRQINQRFFELVARELCEVGITAPQLIVLRCFKDGKRLRMSDLSKQVGLSNSTVCGIVDRLEERGYVRRSRDEDDRRVVWVQAQPKAAELKEHVPILQDEYSEFFLSGMTEEDTERLIHTLTLFSNHLLEKLEQKK comes from the coding sequence ATGAGAAATGTATCCCGGGAGATTCATCTACTGCTGCGCCAGATTAACCAGCGTTTCTTTGAACTCGTCGCCCGTGAACTCTGCGAAGTCGGCATTACAGCCCCGCAGCTAATCGTTCTGCGTTGCTTCAAAGACGGCAAACGTCTGCGGATGTCGGATCTCAGTAAGCAGGTAGGTCTATCGAACAGTACTGTCTGTGGAATCGTTGACCGACTCGAAGAAAGGGGATACGTCCGCCGTTCCCGTGATGAAGATGATCGGCGTGTAGTCTGGGTACAGGCGCAGCCGAAAGCAGCGGAACTAAAAGAACACGTTCCAATTTTGCAGGATGAATACAGTGAATTTTTTCTCTCGGGGATGACGGAAGAAGATACGGAACGTTTGATTCATACGCTTACACTATTTTCTAATCATTTACTCGAAAAACTCGAACAGAAAAAATAG
- a CDS encoding HlyD family secretion protein, producing the protein MKRKAILTILLALMVVSGGGIGYYYWYQGAHYVKTEDARIQGDQYRIMPQIAGEITRIPVEEGQVVQQNQEIAEQDTSNIDPSMIDKTIMRAPIAGTVTKVFNKEHEIGSPSQPVALMVDTHALYVSANIEETYITRVKAGQPVEVTIDTLGGKKLVGKVRKVGIASNSTFSLVPAVNTSGNFNKVTQRIPIEIAIQQPSDVQLIPGTNVEVKIRVS; encoded by the coding sequence ATGAAACGAAAAGCAATTCTTACGATTCTGCTTGCGCTTATGGTTGTCAGTGGCGGCGGAATTGGTTATTACTACTGGTACCAGGGGGCGCACTATGTGAAAACAGAAGATGCGCGCATTCAGGGCGATCAGTATCGAATTATGCCACAAATTGCCGGGGAAATAACGCGAATTCCTGTCGAAGAAGGGCAAGTCGTGCAGCAAAATCAGGAAATCGCGGAGCAGGATACGTCCAATATCGACCCTAGCATGATCGACAAAACCATTATGCGTGCGCCGATTGCGGGAACGGTCACGAAAGTATTCAACAAAGAACATGAGATTGGCTCACCAAGTCAGCCGGTTGCCCTGATGGTCGATACACATGCGTTATACGTGTCGGCTAATATCGAGGAAACATACATTACCCGTGTGAAAGCGGGCCAGCCAGTTGAGGTGACGATTGATACGCTCGGCGGCAAGAAGTTGGTGGGAAAAGTACGCAAGGTGGGTATAGCATCGAATTCTACGTTCTCGCTCGTACCGGCTGTGAATACAAGTGGGAACTTCAACAAAGTTACACAGCGGATTCCGATTGAGATCGCGATTCAACAACCATCTGATGTTCAGTTAATTCCGGGGACGAACGTAGAAGTCAAAATTCGCGTGTCGTAG